A genomic stretch from Aminobacter aminovorans includes:
- a CDS encoding DHA2 family efflux MFS transporter permease subunit, producing MSQSAAKSLTDVPHRGLITIAIMLATVMQVLDTTIANVALPSMVGDLGASQDTINWVLTSYIVAAAIMTPLTGWMSDRFGRKELFLVSVVGFTIMSMLCGVAWSLETMVLFRVLQGVFGAAIVPLSQTFLLDINPKERHGQAMALWGAGIMVGPIIGPTLGGWLTESFNWRWVFFINLPVGIVAFLGSAAYLPAIAKRLRGFDFFGFAMLSLGVGALQLMLDRGGEVDWFSAVEIWIELGLAITGFWIFAVHMAMSENTFLDPKIFTDRNFVTGLVFIFVIGVILLASLALLPPMLSRIYGYPTITTGLVMAPRGVGTMISMLLVGRLVRMVDNRYLVVAGLLLTALSLYYMTGFTPQMDAFLIISTGVVQGLGLGLVFVPLSTVAFATLAPQYRTDAASLFSLVRNIGSSIGISIVTVLLTRNVQINHAELSANVTPFNPNLMALSPGAVAGNPTALSQVDGLVNIQSLMISYIDDFKLMMIVSLCAIPLALLLRKPKVQVAGAAPAAHMD from the coding sequence ATGAGCCAGTCAGCTGCAAAATCCCTCACCGATGTGCCGCATCGCGGCCTGATCACAATCGCCATCATGCTGGCGACCGTGATGCAGGTGCTCGACACCACCATCGCCAATGTCGCGCTGCCTTCGATGGTCGGCGATCTCGGCGCGTCCCAGGACACCATCAACTGGGTGCTGACCTCCTACATCGTCGCCGCCGCCATCATGACGCCGCTGACCGGCTGGATGTCGGACCGTTTCGGCCGCAAGGAGCTGTTCCTTGTCTCGGTCGTCGGCTTCACCATCATGTCGATGCTCTGCGGCGTCGCCTGGAGCCTGGAGACGATGGTGCTGTTCCGCGTCCTCCAGGGCGTGTTCGGCGCGGCCATCGTGCCGCTGAGCCAGACCTTCCTGCTCGACATCAATCCCAAGGAGCGCCACGGCCAGGCCATGGCCTTGTGGGGCGCCGGCATCATGGTCGGCCCGATCATCGGCCCGACGCTTGGCGGCTGGCTGACCGAGAGCTTCAACTGGCGCTGGGTGTTCTTCATCAACCTGCCGGTCGGCATCGTCGCCTTCCTGGGCTCGGCCGCCTATCTGCCTGCCATCGCCAAGCGCCTGCGCGGCTTCGACTTCTTCGGCTTTGCCATGCTGTCGCTCGGCGTCGGCGCGCTGCAGCTGATGCTCGACCGCGGCGGCGAGGTCGACTGGTTCTCGGCCGTCGAGATCTGGATCGAGCTCGGCCTCGCCATCACCGGCTTCTGGATCTTCGCCGTCCATATGGCGATGTCGGAGAATACCTTCCTCGATCCCAAGATCTTCACCGACCGCAACTTCGTCACCGGGCTGGTGTTCATCTTCGTCATCGGCGTGATCCTGCTGGCGAGCCTGGCGCTGCTGCCGCCGATGCTTTCGCGCATCTATGGCTATCCGACCATCACCACCGGCCTGGTCATGGCGCCGCGCGGCGTCGGCACGATGATCTCGATGCTGCTCGTCGGACGCCTGGTGCGCATGGTCGACAACCGCTACCTGGTCGTCGCCGGGCTGCTGCTGACCGCCCTTTCGCTCTACTACATGACCGGCTTCACGCCGCAGATGGATGCGTTCCTGATCATCTCGACCGGCGTCGTGCAGGGGCTGGGACTCGGCCTCGTCTTCGTGCCGCTGTCGACGGTGGCCTTCGCGACGCTGGCGCCGCAATACCGCACCGATGCCGCGAGCCTGTTCAGCCTTGTCCGCAACATCGGCTCGTCGATAGGTATTTCGATCGTCACCGTGCTGTTGACGCGCAATGTCCAGATCAACCATGCCGAGCTGTCGGCCAATGTCACGCCGTTCAACCCCAACCTGATGGCACTGTCGCCGGGGGCGGTCGCCGGCAACCCGACGGCGCTGTCGCAGGTCGACGGCCTGGTCAACATCCAGTCGCTGATGATCTCCTACATCGACGACTTCAAGCTGATGATGATCGTCTCGCTCTGTGCCATTCCGCTGGCGCTTTTGCTGCGCAAGCCAAAGGTGCAGGTGGCCGGCGCTGCCCCGGCAGCGCATATGGACTGA
- a CDS encoding HdeD family acid-resistance protein — MAISDQMPQGDVAALRSKWGWFVLLGVALTVLGVVAAGNLMIATVASVYFVGWLMILAGVFEIIHAFGIKNWGGFLLWLLGGVLYIVAGFLAFSNPLLASAILTLFLAASLVASGLMRIWMGIKGRGLLSSWGWIVAAGVVTLLAGIVIAIGWPVNSLIVLGAFLAIDLIFQGISYIAFGLGAKNANA; from the coding sequence ATGGCAATTTCCGATCAGATGCCGCAAGGCGACGTCGCCGCGTTGCGCTCCAAATGGGGCTGGTTCGTGCTGCTCGGCGTAGCACTCACCGTGCTGGGGGTCGTCGCCGCAGGCAACCTGATGATCGCGACCGTCGCGTCGGTCTATTTCGTCGGCTGGCTGATGATCCTGGCCGGCGTCTTCGAAATCATCCACGCCTTCGGCATAAAGAACTGGGGCGGCTTCCTGCTCTGGCTGCTCGGCGGCGTGCTCTACATCGTTGCCGGCTTCCTGGCTTTCAGCAACCCGCTTTTGGCGTCGGCCATCCTGACATTGTTCCTGGCCGCCAGCCTCGTCGCTTCGGGCCTGATGCGCATCTGGATGGGCATCAAGGGAAGAGGCCTTTTGTCGAGCTGGGGCTGGATCGTCGCCGCAGGCGTGGTGACGTTGCTCGCCGGCATCGTCATCGCCATCGGCTGGCCGGTGAACAGCCTGATCGTGCTGGGCGCCTTCCTGGCGATCGATCTGATCTTCCAGGGCATCAGCTACATCGCCTTCGGCTTAGGCGCGAAGAACGCCAACGCCTAG
- a CDS encoding TIGR01459 family HAD-type hydrolase encodes MAGLPQSIASLEALTGRYQALLCDVWGVIHNGVDAFPEAAAALNAAREKGVAVVLITNAPRPRAGVIAQLASLGVPESAWDRVVTSGDVTRELIRSGPRRVFHIGPDRDFPIYDGLDIDLVEEFEASVVVCTGLFDDETETPDDYAEMLRRLRARNLPFICANPDIVVERGHELIWCAGALARDYGQLGGRTLVSGKPHRPIYEAALAAAGEVLGREVKLTDALAIGDGMFTDVKGAADNGIDVLYVSGGIHARDYGEAHAPDPDRLAAFLDKHGYSPVATIPRLR; translated from the coding sequence ATGGCAGGCTTGCCGCAATCAATCGCGTCGCTCGAAGCGCTCACCGGCCGCTATCAGGCCCTGCTGTGCGATGTCTGGGGCGTCATCCACAACGGCGTCGATGCCTTCCCCGAAGCTGCCGCAGCGCTCAATGCGGCGCGCGAAAAGGGCGTGGCTGTCGTGCTGATCACCAATGCGCCACGTCCGCGCGCCGGTGTCATCGCCCAACTGGCCAGCCTCGGCGTGCCCGAAAGCGCCTGGGACAGGGTCGTAACCTCCGGCGACGTGACCCGCGAGCTGATCCGCTCGGGTCCACGCCGCGTCTTCCACATCGGCCCCGACCGCGATTTTCCGATCTATGACGGTCTCGATATCGATCTTGTCGAGGAGTTCGAGGCCTCCGTCGTGGTCTGCACCGGGCTTTTCGACGACGAGACCGAAACGCCCGACGATTATGCCGAAATGCTGCGCCGCCTGCGTGCGCGCAACCTGCCGTTCATCTGCGCCAACCCCGACATCGTCGTCGAGCGCGGCCACGAGCTGATCTGGTGCGCCGGCGCCCTGGCCCGCGACTACGGCCAGCTTGGCGGCCGCACGCTGGTGTCGGGCAAGCCGCATCGGCCGATCTATGAGGCGGCACTGGCTGCGGCCGGCGAGGTGCTCGGCCGCGAGGTCAAGCTGACCGACGCGCTGGCGATCGGCGACGGCATGTTCACCGACGTCAAGGGCGCGGCCGACAACGGCATAGACGTGCTCTACGTCTCGGGCGGCATCCACGCCCGCGACTATGGCGAAGCGCATGCGCCCGATCCCGATAGACTGGCGGCGTTCCTCGACAAGCATGGCTATTCGCCGGTGGCGACCATTCCCAGGCTGCGGTAA
- a CDS encoding MipA/OmpV family protein has translation MRSFGRISAAVSALALVSGPAMAGEGAFGFLSGDWYLTLGATGMVAPRFEGSKKYLFSAQPIISLGKAGNDVRFSSRNDNISLALIDDGGVRAGLNGKIIFGRDAEHELQGLHDVRWGGEIGGFFEFYPTDWMRARAEVRHGIRAHSGIVADIAVDAFHDVTPDIRVSGGPRVSFASDDYFDTYYGVSAQEAAASGISQYDPSGGMRSAGVGGAITWKATDNVTASLFTEYSRLMGSAADSTIVKERGSRDQLTIGVSTSYRFDFKL, from the coding sequence ATGAGGTCTTTCGGTCGTATTTCCGCAGCGGTTTCCGCTCTTGCTCTGGTCAGCGGACCGGCAATGGCGGGCGAGGGCGCTTTCGGCTTTCTCTCCGGCGACTGGTATCTGACGCTCGGCGCCACCGGCATGGTTGCGCCCCGCTTCGAGGGCTCCAAGAAATATCTGTTCAGCGCCCAGCCGATCATTTCGCTCGGCAAGGCCGGCAATGACGTGCGCTTTTCCTCGCGCAACGACAACATCTCGCTGGCGCTGATCGACGATGGCGGCGTCCGCGCCGGCCTGAACGGCAAGATCATCTTCGGCCGCGACGCCGAGCATGAGCTGCAGGGCCTGCACGACGTGCGCTGGGGCGGCGAAATCGGCGGCTTCTTCGAATTCTATCCCACCGACTGGATGCGCGCCCGCGCCGAGGTTCGCCACGGCATCCGCGCTCATAGCGGCATCGTCGCCGATATCGCCGTCGATGCTTTCCACGACGTCACCCCCGACATCAGGGTGTCAGGCGGCCCGCGCGTCTCCTTTGCTTCCGACGACTATTTCGACACCTATTACGGCGTCAGCGCGCAGGAAGCGGCGGCCTCCGGCATCAGCCAGTACGATCCGAGCGGCGGCATGCGTTCGGCCGGCGTCGGCGGCGCGATCACCTGGAAGGCGACCGACAATGTCACCGCCAGCCTGTTCACCGAATATTCGCGCCTGATGGGATCGGCGGCGGATTCGACGATCGTCAAGGAGCGCGGTTCGCGCGACCAGCTGACGATCGGCGTGTCGACCAGCTATCGCTTCGACTTCAAGCTTTGA
- a CDS encoding HlyD family secretion protein: protein MNAVAKVNENSAKVELDSAAATQLQPVIAPPAPAPKKRGRVLLMAALPLALVVGGGYFWVTGGRYQETENANLRQAKVNIASEAAGRIVKVDVTDNTTVKSGDVLFEVDPEPYRIALAQSDAALAAARLNVEQLRAAYSQAVAQERVAASGLDYAQAQFDRSNGLVTKGVNTKSSLDEARMDLDKAQEQHSAAVQGIASAKAALGGNPDIETDKHPTVLSALAARDSAAFNLAQTTVRAPADGVVSQAASFKVGQFVGTGTALFSLVETGDTWIEANFKETQLTHMKPGQEAEIVLDTYPDRTFRGTVEAIGAGTGAEFSLLPAQNATGNWVKVTQRIPVRIKVDTTEAGLAMRTGMSASVSIDTGVSRGFGSIFGHAVAAE, encoded by the coding sequence ATGAACGCGGTGGCGAAAGTGAACGAGAACAGCGCAAAGGTCGAGCTGGATAGCGCGGCCGCAACCCAGCTCCAGCCCGTGATCGCGCCCCCTGCGCCGGCGCCGAAGAAGCGTGGCCGCGTTCTGTTGATGGCGGCATTGCCTTTGGCCCTGGTGGTCGGCGGCGGCTATTTCTGGGTGACCGGTGGCCGCTATCAGGAAACCGAAAACGCCAATCTGCGCCAGGCCAAGGTCAACATCGCCTCGGAAGCCGCGGGCCGCATCGTCAAGGTCGACGTTACCGACAACACGACGGTGAAATCAGGCGACGTGCTGTTCGAGGTCGATCCCGAGCCCTACAGGATTGCCTTGGCGCAGTCGGACGCAGCCCTGGCCGCAGCCCGCCTCAATGTCGAGCAGCTTCGCGCCGCCTACAGCCAGGCGGTGGCCCAGGAGCGGGTCGCTGCCAGTGGCCTCGACTACGCCCAGGCGCAGTTCGACCGCAGCAACGGCCTGGTCACCAAGGGCGTCAACACCAAGTCGTCGCTCGACGAAGCCCGCATGGATCTCGACAAGGCCCAGGAGCAGCACAGTGCCGCGGTGCAGGGCATCGCCAGCGCCAAGGCAGCGCTTGGCGGCAATCCCGATATCGAGACGGACAAGCACCCGACGGTCCTGTCGGCGCTCGCCGCCCGCGACAGCGCTGCCTTCAACCTGGCCCAGACGACGGTTCGCGCGCCCGCCGACGGCGTCGTCTCGCAGGCCGCGTCCTTCAAGGTCGGCCAGTTCGTCGGCACCGGCACCGCGCTGTTCAGCCTCGTCGAGACAGGCGACACCTGGATCGAGGCGAATTTCAAGGAAACGCAGCTGACCCACATGAAGCCGGGCCAGGAGGCCGAGATCGTGCTCGACACCTATCCGGACCGCACCTTCCGCGGCACGGTCGAGGCGATCGGCGCGGGCACCGGCGCCGAGTTCTCGCTGCTGCCGGCCCAGAACGCCACCGGCAACTGGGTCAAGGTCACCCAGCGCATTCCCGTCAGGATCAAGGTCGATACGACAGAGGCAGGCCTCGCCATGCGCACCGGCATGAGCGCCTCGGTGTCGATCGACACCGGCGTGTCGCGCGGCTTCGGCAGCATTTTCGGTCACGCGGTGGCAGCGGAATAA
- the ileS gene encoding isoleucine--tRNA ligase — MTDTFEKIDYSKTLYLPQTEFPMRAGLPEKEPVTVARWQKMDLYKRLRESAAGREKYVLHDGPPYANGNIHIGHALNKILKDVITRSFQMRGYDSNYVPGWDCHGLPIEWKIEEKYRAAGKNKDEVEINEFRKECREFAAGWIKIQAEEFQRLGVVGDFKNPYTTMNFHAEARIAGELLKFAKSGQLYRGSKPVMWSVVERTALAEAEVEYQDYESDTIWVKFPVASGSEALAGAHVVIWTTTPWTIPGNRAVSYSPRIAYGLYEVTAAENDFGPQPGEKLIFAAALADESAAKAKVTLNLIRSLSGEELGMLVLSHPFKGLGGGYGFAVPMIAGDHVTDDAGTGFVHTAPGHGREDFEAWMDAAKDLRERGIDPAIPFTVDDGGFFTKDAPGFGPDREGGAARVIDDNGKKGDANKAVIDELIKASALFARGRLKHSYPHSWRSKKPIIFRNTPQWFVYMDKQLGDGTTLRSRALKAIDDTRFVPAAGQTRLRAMIEDRPDWVLSRQRAWGVPIAIFADADGNVLNDEAVNARIVEAFEAEGADAWFAEGARERFLGSRANEAWTQVMDILDVWFDSGSTHAFTLEDRPDLKWPADVYLEGSDQHRGWFHSSLLESCGTRGRAPYNTVVTHGFTMDEEGRKMSKSLGNTVVPQDVMKQSGADILRLWVMTTDYWEDQRLGKNVLQTNIDAYRKLRNTIRWMLGTLAHDDGEDVALAEMPELERLMLHRLSELDALVRKGYDEFEFKRITRALIDFMVVELSAFYFDIRKDVLYCDAPSSTRRKAAVHVVRALFNCLVKWLAPMLPFTTEEAWLERNPAAESVHLEQFPEVPAAWRDEALAEKWRKVRQVRSVVTGALELERAKKTIGSSLEAVPVVHMSDAVLEEALAGIDLAEISITSDLVISHGAAPADSFVLREVPGVAVVVEKAEDRGLVKCARSWRYTGDVGSDAAFADVSARDAAALHELQALGRL, encoded by the coding sequence ATGACCGATACGTTCGAAAAGATCGACTATTCCAAGACCCTTTACCTGCCGCAGACGGAATTCCCGATGCGCGCCGGCCTGCCCGAGAAGGAGCCGGTGACGGTGGCGCGCTGGCAGAAGATGGACCTCTACAAGCGCCTGCGCGAAAGTGCGGCCGGCCGCGAGAAGTATGTGCTGCACGATGGCCCGCCCTACGCCAACGGCAACATCCATATCGGCCATGCGCTGAACAAGATCCTCAAGGACGTCATCACCCGCTCGTTCCAGATGCGCGGCTACGACTCCAACTACGTGCCGGGCTGGGACTGCCACGGCCTGCCGATCGAATGGAAGATCGAGGAAAAGTACCGCGCCGCCGGCAAGAACAAGGACGAGGTCGAGATCAACGAGTTCCGCAAGGAATGCCGTGAATTCGCCGCCGGCTGGATCAAGATCCAGGCCGAGGAGTTCCAGCGCCTTGGCGTCGTCGGCGACTTCAAGAACCCCTACACGACGATGAACTTCCACGCCGAGGCGCGGATCGCCGGCGAATTGCTGAAGTTCGCAAAGTCGGGCCAGCTCTATCGCGGCTCCAAGCCGGTGATGTGGTCGGTCGTCGAGCGCACCGCACTCGCCGAGGCCGAGGTCGAGTACCAGGATTATGAGAGCGACACGATCTGGGTGAAATTCCCGGTGGCGTCCGGCTCGGAAGCCCTGGCCGGCGCTCATGTCGTGATCTGGACGACCACGCCCTGGACCATCCCGGGCAACCGCGCCGTCAGCTATTCGCCGCGCATCGCCTATGGCCTCTATGAGGTCACCGCTGCCGAGAACGATTTCGGCCCGCAGCCGGGCGAGAAGCTGATCTTTGCCGCCGCACTGGCTGACGAATCCGCGGCCAAGGCCAAGGTGACGTTGAATCTGATCCGCAGCCTTTCGGGCGAAGAGCTTGGAATGCTTGTACTTTCGCATCCGTTCAAGGGTCTCGGCGGCGGCTACGGCTTCGCCGTGCCGATGATCGCCGGCGATCATGTCACCGACGATGCCGGCACCGGCTTCGTGCACACCGCACCGGGCCACGGCCGCGAGGACTTTGAAGCCTGGATGGATGCGGCGAAGGATCTGCGCGAACGCGGCATCGACCCGGCGATCCCGTTTACCGTCGACGATGGCGGCTTCTTCACCAAGGACGCGCCCGGCTTCGGTCCCGACCGCGAGGGCGGTGCGGCGCGCGTCATCGACGACAACGGCAAGAAGGGCGACGCCAACAAGGCGGTCATCGACGAGCTGATCAAGGCAAGCGCGCTGTTTGCGCGTGGCAGGCTCAAGCACAGCTACCCGCATAGCTGGCGTTCGAAGAAGCCGATCATCTTCCGCAACACGCCGCAGTGGTTCGTCTATATGGACAAGCAGCTCGGCGACGGCACGACGCTGCGCAGCCGCGCGCTCAAGGCCATCGACGACACCCGCTTCGTGCCGGCCGCCGGCCAGACCCGGCTGCGCGCCATGATCGAGGACCGTCCCGACTGGGTGCTGTCGCGCCAGCGCGCCTGGGGCGTGCCGATCGCCATCTTCGCCGACGCCGACGGCAACGTGCTGAACGACGAGGCGGTCAACGCCCGCATCGTTGAGGCCTTCGAAGCGGAGGGCGCCGATGCCTGGTTCGCCGAGGGGGCGCGCGAGCGCTTCCTGGGGTCGCGCGCCAATGAGGCGTGGACGCAGGTGATGGACATCCTCGACGTCTGGTTCGATTCGGGCTCGACCCATGCCTTCACGCTGGAGGATCGCCCCGACCTGAAATGGCCGGCCGACGTCTATCTCGAAGGCTCGGACCAGCATCGCGGCTGGTTCCACTCGTCGCTGCTCGAAAGCTGCGGCACGCGCGGCCGCGCGCCCTACAACACGGTCGTCACCCATGGTTTCACCATGGACGAGGAAGGCCGCAAGATGTCGAAGTCGCTCGGCAACACCGTCGTGCCGCAGGACGTCATGAAGCAGTCGGGCGCCGACATCCTGCGCCTGTGGGTGATGACGACGGACTATTGGGAAGACCAGCGCCTCGGCAAGAACGTGCTGCAGACCAATATCGACGCCTACCGCAAGCTGCGCAACACCATCCGCTGGATGCTGGGCACGCTCGCCCATGACGATGGCGAGGATGTAGCGCTGGCCGAGATGCCGGAGCTGGAGCGGCTGATGCTGCACCGGCTGTCGGAGCTCGATGCCTTGGTGCGCAAGGGTTATGACGAGTTCGAGTTCAAGCGCATCACCCGCGCGCTGATCGACTTCATGGTCGTCGAGCTGTCGGCCTTCTACTTCGACATCCGCAAGGACGTGCTCTACTGCGACGCGCCGTCGAGCACCCGCCGCAAGGCAGCCGTCCATGTCGTGCGCGCGCTGTTCAACTGCCTGGTCAAGTGGCTGGCGCCGATGCTGCCCTTCACCACCGAAGAGGCGTGGCTCGAGCGCAACCCCGCAGCCGAGTCGGTGCATCTCGAACAGTTCCCCGAGGTGCCGGCTGCCTGGCGCGACGAGGCGCTGGCCGAAAAGTGGCGCAAGGTCCGTCAGGTGCGCAGCGTCGTCACGGGCGCGCTGGAGCTGGAGCGGGCCAAGAAGACCATCGGCTCGTCGCTGGAGGCGGTGCCGGTCGTCCATATGAGCGACGCGGTGCTGGAAGAAGCCTTGGCGGGCATCGATCTGGCCGAGATCAGCATCACCAGCGATCTCGTCATCTCGCATGGGGCGGCGCCGGCCGATTCCTTCGTGTTGCGCGAAGTTCCCGGTGTCGCCGTCGTCGTCGAGAAGGCGGAAGACCGCGGACTGGTCAAATGCGCGCGTTCCTGGCGCTATACGGGCGATGTCGGCTCCGACGCGGCCTTTGCCGACGTCTCGGCGCGCGATGCCGCCGCCCTGCACGAACTGCAGGCGCTTGGCCGCCTCTAA
- a CDS encoding bifunctional riboflavin kinase/FAD synthetase: protein MKQSFLRISGEEPVPASLRGSVVAIGNFDGIHRGHQAVLERALEEARRRGVAALVLTFEPHPRKVFRPEVPLFVLTPPPVKARLVEALGFAGVVETPFTREFASLSAEDFVTTILEQRLGISHVVTGFDFHFGKNRQGGPAFLMEAGERHGFGVTLVDAFRDEGTEIISSSRIRELLSQGEAAEAAGLLGYRYTVEAEIVGGAQLGRTLGFPTANMRLSAETGLKEGIYAVRFRRADGSLHDGVASFGRRPTVGDNLAPLLETFVFDFSGDLYGEVAAVSLFGYLRGEVKFEGLDALVVQMKQDEAEARALLQGVRPLSDLDQVIAF, encoded by the coding sequence ATGAAACAGAGCTTTCTTCGCATTTCGGGGGAAGAACCGGTGCCGGCATCGTTGCGCGGCAGCGTCGTTGCCATCGGCAATTTCGACGGCATCCATCGCGGCCATCAGGCGGTGCTCGAGCGCGCGCTCGAAGAGGCGCGCCGGCGCGGCGTGGCAGCCCTTGTGCTGACCTTCGAGCCGCATCCGCGAAAGGTGTTCCGGCCCGAGGTGCCATTGTTCGTGCTGACGCCGCCGCCGGTCAAGGCGCGGCTGGTCGAGGCGCTCGGCTTTGCCGGCGTCGTCGAAACGCCGTTCACGCGCGAATTCGCCAGCCTGTCGGCTGAGGATTTCGTGACCACCATCCTGGAACAGCGGCTGGGCATCAGCCACGTCGTCACCGGTTTTGATTTCCACTTCGGCAAGAACCGCCAGGGCGGCCCCGCCTTCCTGATGGAGGCGGGCGAGCGTCATGGCTTCGGCGTGACGCTTGTCGACGCCTTCCGCGACGAAGGCACGGAGATCATCTCGTCGAGCCGCATCCGCGAATTGCTGTCGCAGGGCGAGGCGGCGGAAGCGGCCGGTCTGCTCGGCTATCGCTACACCGTCGAGGCTGAGATCGTCGGCGGCGCGCAGCTTGGCCGCACGCTGGGCTTTCCGACCGCCAACATGCGGCTGTCTGCCGAGACCGGCTTGAAGGAAGGCATCTATGCCGTCCGTTTCCGCCGCGCCGACGGCTCGTTGCATGACGGCGTGGCAAGTTTTGGCCGACGCCCGACGGTCGGCGACAATCTCGCGCCGCTGCTTGAAACCTTCGTCTTCGATTTTTCTGGCGACCTCTATGGCGAGGTCGCTGCGGTGTCGCTGTTCGGCTACCTCAGGGGCGAGGTCAAGTTCGAAGGCCTCGATGCGCTCGTCGTCCAGATGAAGCAGGACGAGGCCGAGGCGAGGGCGCTGCTGCAAGGCGTGCGCCCTCTCTCCGACCTCGATCAGGTCATCGCGTTCTAG
- a CDS encoding TadE/TadG family type IV pilus assembly protein: MIRNFLRDRRGSYAILTVAAMVPIMGALALAIDYSEMSRQREITRNALDAAGIATARRLIEGATDDQLKTYATDFFQANLGPVKPSNTTLTVTLPNNNSGGGTLKLEANLKYDPYFVPAAAALLGKSSTSNQMDFSVKSEIRLKNTLEVALVLDNSGSMSYLGSGTGQKRIDLLKAASKQLVDKMAEQAAAMKQIDKPVQFGLVPFAASVNIAPDNDDQSWMDTNGLSPVHHENFDWSKMTQANMTSADIAQIGEKFAEYSGGMWRKKGAGWGAEAGEPLTRFSLYQDMTAQTDREAIPNKFRRVCKRYSNSRCQEYTDKPEYAYTVTQYTSWQGCVEARPAPYNNDDTVASSTKPETLFVPMFAPDEARHLWTDLNNDGIPDLNTDNWNYDNDWWADWENTTTKPRQADMRKYFRVKPYDAAAAPDGNGPNYSCTTNPITPLTDISLTGGRDEIKKAIDEMEPSGNTNVPEGTAWGWRVVSSGAPFTGGRSETEKGNDKVVIVLTDGANTYSPFGDSSYANNRSTYAAYGYAGKGYDGTTTSRIFMGTSSSVGKSTYTSDNFQAAMDEQMQKVCANAKGPNSRKVTGEGNDAVVVMTVSLDLSEGKTAEKKAIDAMKACASYSRTTVGKKLYWNATGANLMQVFKEIADELSNLRIVG; encoded by the coding sequence ATGATCCGCAATTTTTTGCGCGACCGGCGCGGTAGCTATGCAATCCTCACAGTCGCAGCAATGGTACCGATCATGGGGGCCCTGGCCCTCGCGATCGACTACTCGGAAATGTCGCGCCAGCGCGAGATCACGCGCAACGCGCTTGACGCCGCCGGCATCGCCACGGCCAGGCGCCTCATCGAAGGCGCCACAGACGACCAGCTCAAGACCTATGCGACCGACTTCTTCCAGGCCAATCTCGGCCCGGTGAAGCCGTCGAACACGACGCTTACGGTTACGCTGCCCAACAACAATTCGGGCGGCGGCACGCTGAAGCTGGAAGCCAATCTCAAATATGATCCATATTTCGTGCCCGCCGCCGCCGCCCTGCTCGGCAAGAGCAGCACGTCGAACCAGATGGATTTTTCGGTCAAGTCCGAGATCCGCCTCAAGAACACGCTTGAGGTCGCGCTTGTCCTCGATAATTCGGGATCGATGAGCTATCTCGGATCCGGCACCGGCCAGAAGCGCATCGACCTGCTCAAGGCTGCGTCCAAGCAGCTGGTCGACAAGATGGCCGAGCAGGCCGCGGCGATGAAGCAGATCGACAAGCCGGTGCAGTTCGGCCTGGTGCCCTTCGCCGCCTCGGTGAACATCGCACCCGACAATGACGACCAGTCGTGGATGGACACGAACGGCCTTTCGCCGGTCCATCACGAGAATTTCGACTGGTCGAAGATGACACAGGCCAACATGACCAGCGCCGACATCGCCCAGATCGGCGAGAAGTTTGCCGAATATTCAGGCGGCATGTGGCGCAAGAAGGGCGCCGGCTGGGGCGCAGAGGCCGGCGAGCCGCTGACCCGCTTCAGCCTGTACCAGGACATGACCGCGCAGACGGACCGCGAAGCGATCCCCAACAAGTTCAGGCGCGTGTGCAAGCGCTACAGCAACAGCAGGTGCCAGGAATATACCGACAAGCCCGAATACGCCTACACCGTCACCCAGTACACCAGCTGGCAAGGTTGCGTCGAAGCCCGCCCGGCGCCCTACAACAACGACGACACCGTTGCCTCCTCGACCAAGCCGGAGACGCTGTTCGTGCCGATGTTTGCGCCCGACGAAGCCAGGCATCTGTGGACCGACCTGAACAATGACGGCATTCCCGACCTGAACACCGACAACTGGAACTACGATAACGACTGGTGGGCGGACTGGGAAAACACGACGACCAAGCCCAGGCAGGCCGACATGCGGAAGTATTTTCGCGTCAAGCCCTACGACGCGGCCGCCGCCCCTGACGGCAATGGTCCGAACTACTCCTGCACCACCAATCCGATCACCCCGCTGACCGACATCAGCCTGACCGGCGGGCGGGACGAGATCAAGAAGGCCATCGACGAGATGGAGCCTTCGGGCAACACCAACGTGCCGGAAGGAACGGCCTGGGGCTGGCGGGTCGTATCGAGCGGCGCACCGTTCACCGGAGGCAGGTCGGAAACCGAGAAGGGCAACGACAAGGTGGTGATCGTGCTGACCGACGGCGCCAACACCTATAGTCCCTTCGGCGACTCGAGCTATGCCAACAACCGCTCGACCTATGCCGCCTATGGTTATGCCGGCAAGGGCTATGACGGCACCACCACCTCGCGCATCTTCATGGGCACCAGTTCGTCAGTGGGCAAGTCGACCTATACCAGCGACAACTTCCAGGCGGCGATGGACGAGCAGATGCAGAAGGTGTGCGCCAACGCCAAGGGCCCGAATTCCCGCAAGGTGACAGGCGAAGGCAATGACGCCGTCGTCGTCATGACCGTGTCGCTCGACCTCAGCGAAGGCAAGACCGCCGAAAAGAAGGCGATCGACGCGATGAAGGCCTGCGCGTCCTATTCGCGCACGACGGTCGGCAAGAAACTCTACTGGAATGCCACCGGCGCCAATCTGATGCAGGTGTTCAAGGAAATCGCCGACGAGCTGTCGAACCTGCGCATCGTCGGCTGA